From the genome of Vitis riparia cultivar Riparia Gloire de Montpellier isolate 1030 chromosome 2, EGFV_Vit.rip_1.0, whole genome shotgun sequence:
GTTGATGGTTGCAGGACTGGGCAGATTTATGGCGACCTGAACTTTCAGGGAGGATTTCAATGATTGATTCTCCACGAGAGGTTGTTGGTGCTGTTTTAAAGTACATGGGAGCATCCTACAACACAGACAACATTGAATTGCAAGTTAATGGTGGGAGGAATGCTGTACAGCAGAATCTTATGTTGCTTGCAAAACAGGTATTGAGATTATGTCAGTTGTTTTATCTGACACTCATGCAATAATAAGTATATTGCATTGGCTAGATATTTCTTACATCCAGGATGAGAGCTGTGAGTTcatcaaagaaatggagaaaagaaaggaaaaaggaaaaaaaatatagaatagaagaaataaatatCATGTGATTAACCAAAAATAACTGGATGGTATTGCTCTGGGACTTGATATGTTTTGTATTAACTTGAGTCTCTGAGTCAATTCTACCGGATTTTGTAAACTACGGTAATCAGTCTGATACAACTTGTGAGTTATGGCTCATGTAAGGGTGACTTACCATTTTTGTGCtgtcaaaaaggaaaaacaaaaagaaattgaattccATAAAAGCTATTTTGCATTTGGAGTGGTACAAtggttgttattttttatatcaataatgGGACTTACGTATTCAAATGGCTTTATATAGGTACGATGCTTTGACAGCACACACTACATAAAAGCACTTAGTGTGGGAGATGTATGGGTGGCTGTTGGGTGGAGTAGTGATGTCCTTCCTGCAGCCAAACGCATGTCTAATGTTGCAGTAATTGTTCCCAAGTCTGGAGCTAGCTTATGGGCAGATCTTTGGGTATGTCCTGATTTCATCTCATAATACTATGCACTTACTTTCTTTCTTCATAGTGTGTTGATCTGCgcctttaaaaaagaaaaacaaccaccctaatatatcaataatgctctaaaaagaaaaagaaaaaaaaaattgaggaaagaACCAggttaatgataaatataatgaGAATTGGAATCTGTTTTGACATTTCAGCTGATTTGGATACCCTATGCTGGTCTATGTTCCATGGTGTGCTAGTGTATTTACTAGGATATTCTGTTGTATCCTTTCTGCAGGCAATCCCATCTACTTCAAAACTTGAAAGAAGAAGCCAAATTGGGGGCCGAGTCAGAGGGCCATCTCCAGTAATCCATCAATGGATAGAGTTCTGCTTGCAAGCTGCAAGAGCTTTTCCTTTCACAGAGGAAATAATCCCCGGTGCATCCCCCTCTGCTATTGAATGTGCCTCAGTTGAAGCCCCTAGAGAGCTCACCAAGGGGAAACCAAAACTGGAAACCAACCTCATTGCTGGAAGGCCCCCACCTGAAATTTTGGCTCGCTGCGAGTTCTTGGAGCCATTGTCTGATGCCACATTGTCAGATTATCGGTGGCTGATAGCCAGTATTCAGAAACCAAGTCATGGTCTGATCCATGGACTACATCGCTACATCTTGTCATTGAAAGAATTCTTTCAGCAAAGCTACTTGCAGAGGTAACCTAAAACTCCTTATACAAATAGATTCTTGCTGCATTCTTGTGACATTGCAAATGAAATAATACTACTTGGAACTCATGGCGGTAGGCTGATTATTGAGCTCTTATTTGTATGATTAAGCTTATCGCTGAAATAATGCAAATCCAGAAAAGCAACAACTCATGCATTCATAGTCGTTTTCGCTTTTGCGGGCCGCCTTGTTGGATTGAAACTTgccattgatttttttgttgaatgcttCTTTAAATGGTTGAAACTTTGAATTTTGATACCTtgtaa
Proteins encoded in this window:
- the LOC117934396 gene encoding spermidine/putrescine-binding periplasmic protein 2 isoform X2, which encodes MVLFMDSVTILYDSDGVGKSEDTENLEDKELKEAFKRWKSKPYALTVPLRIVTLRGSLPPSWVKDFMQSQGRRLRLLSNFRGSLQDIFSELCQPLSKGKIEPKSALAADIVTVGDSWLDLAINKGIIEPIQGVEDQDWFRGLSYKWKVYLRRNSKGELDAEGKIWAAPYRWGSMVIAYKKSKFEKHKLAPIEDWADLWRPELSGRISMIDSPREVVGAVLKYMGASYNTDNIELQVNGGRNAVQQNLMLLAKQVRCFDSTHYIKALSVGDVWVAVGWSSDVLPAAKRMSNVAVIVPKSGASLWADLWAIPSTSKLERRSQIGGRVRGPSPVIHQWIEFCLQAARAFPFTEEIIPGASPSAIECASVEAPRELTKGKPKLETNLIAGRPPPEILARCEFLEPLSDATLSDYRWLIASIQKPSHGLIHGLHRYILSLKEFFQQSYLQR